CGGTAGACGTTCTTCTTCCTGCCCCAGTAGCCCTTGGTGATGGAAAAAAGCTTCTTACGCTTGGCGTTGCTCTGTGAACCGTTCTTTACTCTCGGCATCGAGGGTCACCTCTTTCTCGTAACTAGGCGTAGGGCAGAAGGGTCTTGACCGTCCGCGTCAGTGTCTCCGTCAGAACTCCCTGCTGACGGAGGCGACGGATGCGGCTCGCGCCCTTGTGTCCCGTGAGGTGACGGCGACCGCTCTTCTGGTATACGACCTTGCCGCCGCCGGTGAGGCGGAAGCGTTTCTTCGTGGCGGAATGGGTCTTCATTTTCGGCATCTCAGCGCGTTCTCCCTTCACAAATGACGGCAGCTCCGCTCAGGAGGCGAAGCCGCCTTCCTTCCGGTCGGGCCCGGAGCTCCGCAAGAAACCTAAGCCTTCTCGGCCTCCGACGACGCGGGGACGGCCTTCGGCTCGATTTTTTTCGCCGCAATCGGCGCGGTAACCTGCAGAGGGGCCAACATCATGCGCATATAGCGCCCCTCCATGCGAGGATAGGCATCGATCTTGCCCAAATCGTTGCAGTCGACAACAACACGGTCGAGAACCTCGCGCCCCTTGTCCTGAAAGGCCATCTCCCTCCCCCGGAAGAAGATGGAGACCTTCACCCTGTGACCGCCCTGGAGGAAACTGCGAATGGCCTTGACCTTGAAATCGTAGTCGTGGACATCGATCTTGGGCCGCATCTTCATTTCCTTCACGCTCTGGGTCTTCTGCTTCTTGCGGGTGTCCTTGTCCCTCTTCTGCTGCATGAAACGGTACTTGCCGTAGTCCATGACGCGACAGACGGGGGGCTTGGCCAGAGGGGCCACCTCGACGAGATCGAGCTCCCTCTCCTCGGCCAGGGCAAGGGCCTGGCGCGTCGGAATGACACCGACCTTGACGCCCTGATCGTCGATGAGAAGGACTTCGTGGACCCTGATCTCTTCGTTGATGCGAGGTTCCGAATCGGGCTTTGCGGCTATAGCAGGTCACCTCCATTGATATCGTTGACGAACGTTCGTGGACGCATCCACGCTAAAAGGGGCCGGAGGTTACGCCTCCGGCCCCATCGATACCGAGATGAACGTCTTCCCTTTCCCTCACAGAGGCCGGAAAGGAGAGACTTTTTCTTCTTCGGCGTCGCCGGGTGAGAGGAGACCTCTACTTACGACCCTAACAACAGCGACGCTTATTCTACCACTCATTTCCGCTCTTTTCAAGAGAGGGGCACGCACCGATGCAGCGAGGGCTCGTCGTCGAGGGGGTTGAACTCCTCCAGGAGCAGTTGGCGGAAGGCCTCCAGGGTGAACGAGCCCAGATCGCCGCGGCTTCGTTCCCGTACGGAGACCTGGCCCGATTCGGCCTCCCTCTCGCCGATGACGATCATGAAGGGAACCTTCTGGAGCTGGGCATCGCGGATCTTCTTGCCCAGCTTCTCGTCTCGTCTGTCCACTTCGACGCGGACGCCCCACCCCTTGAGCGTGGCCTCGACGGAAGAGGCCCAGGGAAGAAAGTCCTCTTTGACGGGGAGGAGGCGGACCTGGAAAGGAGCCATCCAGAAGGGGAAGGCCCCTGCATAGTGTTCGATGAGGATGCCCATGAAACGCTCAAGACTGCCCAGAACGGTTCGATGAAGCATGACGGGGCGGTGTTGGGCACCGTCGGGACCGATATAGGTCATGTCGAACTTCTCGGGGAGCTGGAAATCGAGCTGAATCGTCCCGCACTGCCAGGTGCGGCCGATGCAGTCCTCGAGGTGGAAGTCGATCTTGGGGCCGTAGAAGGCGCCGTCGCCGGGGTTGAGGCGATAGGGGACGCCCTTCTCCTCCAGGGCCTCCTGAAGGGCCCTCTCGGCCCTGTCCCAGAGGACGGGATCACCCATGGCCTTTTCGGGCCGAGTCGACAGCTCCACCCGGTAGGAGAAGCCGAAGACATCCTTGTAGATGTGCTGGACGAGATCCATGATCCCTTTGATCTCCGCCTTGATCTGGTCGGGCGTCACGTAGAGATGGGCGTCGTCCTGCGTGAAGCAGCGGACTCTCATGAGGCCGTGAAGGACGCCGGAGCGCTCGTGACGATGGACGGTCCCCAGCTCGGCCATGCGGAGGGGAAGGTCGCGGTAGCTGCGGATCTGGCTCTTGTAGACAAGGATGCCGCCGGGGCAGTTCATGGGCTTGATGGCGAAGGGAGCCTCGTCGATTTCGGTGAAGTACATGTTCTCCCTGTAGTGATCCCAATGGCCCGAACGGATCCAGAGGTCCCGGTCCAGGATGAGGGGCGTCATGATCTCCTGATAGCCGGCGCGACGGTGCTCCTTCTGCCAGAAGCGGATGAGCAGATTGCGGATCGTCATCCCCTTGGGGTGGAAGAAGGGAAAGCCGGGCCCCTCGTCCTGAAGACTGAAAAGATCGAGCTCGCGCCCCAGCTTGCGGTGGTCGCGACGCTTGGCCTCCTCGATGCGCTTCAGATAGGCCTCGAGGTCCTCTTTCCCGGCGAAGGCCGTCCCGTAGATGCGGGTGAGCATGACGTTCTTCTCGTCACCGCGCCAGTAGGCCCCGGCCAGGGAGAGGAGCTTGAAGTGGCGCAGCTGGGAGGTGTTGGCGACGTGAGGTCCCCGGCAGAGATCGACATATTCGCCCTGGCGGTAGAGCGAGATTTCCTCGTCGGCCAGTCCTTCGACGAGCTCGACCTTGTAGATCTCCCCCTCGGAGCGGAAGAGCTCGAGGGCCTTCTCACGCGGAAGGAAAAGGCGCTCGACGGGGAGGGCCTCCTTGACGATGCGGCGCATCTCGTCTTCGATCCGCTTCAGGTCGCCTTCCGTGACAGTTCCGGCGACGTCCATATCGTAGTAGAACCCCTCTTTGATGGCCGGACCGATGGCGACCTTCGTGCCGGGATAGAGTCGGCGAACGGCCTGGGCCATGAGATGAGAGGTGGAATGACGCAGGATTTCGAGCCCCTCCTCGGAATCGGCCGCGACGGGCTCGACCGTGGCCGATTCCGTCAGGGTGGTCGTCAGATCGGCGAGGGAACCGTCGACGCGGGCCGCAACGGCGCCCTTCCTGAGTCCCCAGCGATCGAGGGCTTCCGAGGGAGTGACCGACTGGGCCTCGAAGGAACGGCCGTCGGGAGCGGAAAAGATGGACATGGTGAAATCGCCTCCTGCCGCGCCGGGGGATACCGTCCTCCGTACGCGGGATCTATGTGCCTTCCGCAGCCATTCTAGCACAGCCCTCCCCCCGGGAGAGGAAGAGGGGGGGAAGAGCTCCGAGGAGACTCCAGTTCCACAATCCTATCGGAACAAAAGTGATTTATATCCCAACTTATTTAATCGTGAAAAGGCTAGCCAAAGTCGTCAATCTTGAATATAATGCCCCTATCGTACTCAATGGCGGGTTCCAAGGAGCCCCAGGTCGCCACCTTGCAGAAGAGTGGCAACTGTCTTCAGAGCGCGAAAAG
The DNA window shown above is from Aminithiophilus ramosus and carries:
- the rpmI gene encoding 50S ribosomal protein L35, encoding MPKMKTHSATKKRFRLTGGGKVVYQKSGRRHLTGHKGASRIRRLRQQGVLTETLTRTVKTLLPYA
- the infC gene encoding translation initiation factor IF-3, coding for MAAKPDSEPRINEEIRVHEVLLIDDQGVKVGVIPTRQALALAEERELDLVEVAPLAKPPVCRVMDYGKYRFMQQKRDKDTRKKQKTQSVKEMKMRPKIDVHDYDFKVKAIRSFLQGGHRVKVSIFFRGREMAFQDKGREVLDRVVVDCNDLGKIDAYPRMEGRYMRMMLAPLQVTAPIAAKKIEPKAVPASSEAEKA
- the thrS gene encoding threonine--tRNA ligase, with product MSIFSAPDGRSFEAQSVTPSEALDRWGLRKGAVAARVDGSLADLTTTLTESATVEPVAADSEEGLEILRHSTSHLMAQAVRRLYPGTKVAIGPAIKEGFYYDMDVAGTVTEGDLKRIEDEMRRIVKEALPVERLFLPREKALELFRSEGEIYKVELVEGLADEEISLYRQGEYVDLCRGPHVANTSQLRHFKLLSLAGAYWRGDEKNVMLTRIYGTAFAGKEDLEAYLKRIEEAKRRDHRKLGRELDLFSLQDEGPGFPFFHPKGMTIRNLLIRFWQKEHRRAGYQEIMTPLILDRDLWIRSGHWDHYRENMYFTEIDEAPFAIKPMNCPGGILVYKSQIRSYRDLPLRMAELGTVHRHERSGVLHGLMRVRCFTQDDAHLYVTPDQIKAEIKGIMDLVQHIYKDVFGFSYRVELSTRPEKAMGDPVLWDRAERALQEALEEKGVPYRLNPGDGAFYGPKIDFHLEDCIGRTWQCGTIQLDFQLPEKFDMTYIGPDGAQHRPVMLHRTVLGSLERFMGILIEHYAGAFPFWMAPFQVRLLPVKEDFLPWASSVEATLKGWGVRVEVDRRDEKLGKKIRDAQLQKVPFMIVIGEREAESGQVSVRERSRGDLGSFTLEAFRQLLLEEFNPLDDEPSLHRCVPLS